The Kitasatospora setae KM-6054 genome contains a region encoding:
- the nusB gene encoding transcription antitermination factor NusB: protein MATARSKARTRAFQILFEADHRGVSPERVLADWIARARDPRPDEGIPQVAEYTMQLVEGYAQHARTIDDLISTYAVGWTIDRMPIADRNVIRLGAYELIWEDGTPDAVVLDEAVEIAKEFSTDESPAFVNGLLARFMELKPSIRR from the coding sequence GTGGCAACTGCTCGTAGCAAGGCCCGCACCCGGGCCTTCCAGATCCTGTTCGAGGCGGACCACCGCGGTGTGTCCCCCGAACGGGTGCTCGCCGACTGGATCGCGCGGGCCCGCGACCCCCGTCCCGACGAGGGCATCCCGCAGGTCGCGGAGTACACGATGCAGCTGGTCGAGGGGTACGCGCAGCACGCGCGGACCATCGACGACCTGATCTCCACCTACGCGGTGGGCTGGACGATCGACCGGATGCCGATCGCGGACCGCAACGTGATCCGGCTCGGCGCGTACGAGCTGATCTGGGAGGACGGGACGCCCGACGCGGTGGTGCTGGACGAGGCGGTGGAGATCGCCAAGGAGTTCTCCACCGACGAGTCGCCGGCCTTCGTGAACGGCCTGCTCGCCCGCTTCATGGAGCTCAAGCCGAGCATCCGGCGCTGA
- the efp gene encoding elongation factor P: protein MATTNDLKNGMVLKLDGGKLWTVVEFQHVKPGKGPAFVRTKLKEVLSGKVVEKTFNAGIKVETANVDKRTMQYSYRDGDTFIFMDLDTYDQVPVEAATVGDAANYLLEGFEALVAQNEGVPLYIELPAAVELVIAETEPGLQGDRSTGGTKPATLETGAEIQVPLFVTTGEKVKVDTRDGSYLGRVK, encoded by the coding sequence GTGGCTACCACGAACGATCTCAAGAACGGCATGGTCCTCAAGCTGGACGGCGGCAAGCTCTGGACCGTCGTCGAGTTCCAGCACGTCAAGCCCGGCAAGGGCCCGGCCTTCGTGCGCACCAAGCTGAAGGAGGTCCTGTCCGGCAAGGTCGTCGAGAAGACCTTCAACGCGGGCATCAAGGTCGAGACCGCCAACGTCGACAAGCGGACCATGCAGTACTCGTACCGTGACGGCGACACCTTCATCTTCATGGACCTCGACACCTACGACCAGGTCCCGGTCGAGGCCGCCACCGTCGGCGACGCCGCCAACTACCTGCTGGAGGGCTTCGAGGCCCTGGTCGCGCAGAACGAGGGCGTCCCGCTGTACATCGAGCTCCCCGCCGCGGTCGAGCTGGTCATCGCCGAGACCGAGCCGGGCCTGCAGGGCGACCGCTCCACCGGCGGCACCAAGCCCGCCACCCTGGAGACCGGCGCCGAGATCCAGGTGCCGCTGTTCGTCACCACCGGCGAGAAGGTCAAGGTCGACACCCGCGACGGCAGCTACCTCGGCCGGGTCAAGTAA
- a CDS encoding aminopeptidase P family protein: protein MSDAHAARRERLREYCSASGADAALITRAANVRYLTGCPPLGAALLLTRERAVLAVPEDAEPGEGGERPGDPEVTRLPVPAEGDAAFAAAEAAARLRVRDLAVEEHDLTVDRHRAVARLLGATRLLDLDRAVERLRVVKDEYELADLRIAAEIADQALGELLESILVGRTERHLAMELERRMIDHGADRAAFPVSVGTGSHSGLERHQPTDRRVEEGDFLTVALGARYRGYGISTARTFVIGAAPAAWQVELHRLVFRAQRAGREALGPGVEQHVPDDAARSILQAAGHPERSVHALGHGIGLEIREAPRLGPADMGKLDNRVPVTVGPGVHLPGRGGVRIEDTLVVRPPEEGGPELLTITTKELLAL from the coding sequence ATGTCCGACGCGCACGCCGCCCGACGCGAACGCCTCCGCGAGTACTGCAGCGCCTCCGGAGCCGACGCCGCGCTGATCACGCGCGCGGCCAACGTCCGCTACCTGACCGGCTGCCCCCCGCTGGGCGCCGCGCTGCTGCTGACCCGGGAGCGGGCGGTGCTCGCGGTGCCCGAGGACGCCGAGCCCGGCGAGGGCGGCGAGCGGCCCGGCGACCCCGAGGTCACCCGGCTGCCGGTGCCCGCCGAGGGCGACGCCGCGTTCGCCGCCGCCGAGGCCGCCGCCCGGCTGCGGGTGCGCGACCTCGCGGTCGAGGAGCACGACCTGACCGTGGACCGGCACCGCGCCGTCGCCCGGCTGCTGGGGGCGACCCGGCTGCTCGACCTGGACCGGGCGGTGGAACGGCTGCGGGTGGTCAAGGACGAGTACGAGCTCGCCGACCTGCGGATCGCCGCCGAGATCGCCGACCAGGCCCTCGGCGAGCTGCTCGAATCGATCCTGGTCGGCCGCACCGAGCGGCACCTGGCGATGGAGCTGGAGCGCCGGATGATCGACCACGGTGCCGACCGGGCCGCCTTCCCGGTCTCGGTCGGCACCGGCAGCCACTCCGGCCTGGAGCGGCACCAGCCCACCGACCGCCGGGTCGAGGAGGGCGACTTCCTGACCGTCGCGCTCGGCGCCCGCTACCGCGGCTACGGCATCTCCACCGCCCGCACCTTCGTGATCGGCGCCGCCCCCGCCGCCTGGCAGGTCGAGCTGCACCGGCTGGTCTTCCGCGCCCAGCGGGCCGGCCGGGAGGCCCTCGGGCCGGGCGTCGAGCAGCACGTCCCGGACGACGCGGCACGTTCGATCCTCCAGGCCGCGGGCCACCCCGAGCGGTCCGTCCACGCGCTGGGACACGGCATCGGTCTGGAGATCCGGGAGGCTCCGCGCCTGGGGCCCGCCGACATGGGTAAACTGGACAACCGCGTGCCGGTCACCGTCGGTCCGGGGGTCCATCTCCCCGGTCGGGGCGGTGTCCGGATCGAGGACACGCTCGTGGTGCGGCCTCCCGAGGAGGGCGGGCCCGAGCTGCTCACCATCACCACCAAGGAGCTCCTCGCGCTGTGA
- the rpmG gene encoding 50S ribosomal protein L33, with product MARSELRPVVTLRSTAGTGFTYVTRKNRRNDPDRMALRKFDPVAGRHVEFREAR from the coding sequence ATGGCACGCAGCGAACTGCGACCGGTGGTCACGCTCCGGTCCACGGCGGGCACCGGCTTCACGTACGTGACCCGGAAGAACCGCCGCAACGACCCCGACCGGATGGCCCTGCGGAAGTTCGACCCGGTGGCGGGCCGCCACGTGGAGTTCCGCGAGGCCCGCTGA
- a CDS encoding type B 50S ribosomal protein L31 encodes MQQGIHPEYRPVVFRDKTGGLSFLTRSTAASDRTVAWADGRTYPVVDVETSSASHPFHTGRARLMDTEGRVELYRRRYGG; translated from the coding sequence ATGCAGCAGGGAATCCACCCCGAGTACCGTCCGGTGGTCTTCCGGGACAAGACCGGGGGCCTGTCGTTCCTGACCCGCTCCACCGCCGCGAGCGACCGCACGGTCGCGTGGGCGGACGGGCGGACGTACCCGGTGGTCGACGTCGAGACGTCCTCGGCGAGCCACCCGTTCCACACCGGCCGGGCCCGCCTGATGGACACCGAGGGCCGGGTCGAGCTGTACCGGCGCCGGTACGGCGGCTGA
- a CDS encoding helix-turn-helix domain-containing protein, with translation MLDADLVTQALARNLKRLRLERGHTLDALAARSGVSRGMVVQIEQARTNPSVGTVVRLADALGVSIARLLDYDASSEVRITPVEDAVRLWTGPGGGSGTLLGGTEAPGPLELWSWRLHPGEAHTSDPHPPGTVEIARVDEGVLTLTLDGRDHRVPAGSTASYEAGTAHGYRNDGDAPCLVTMVVSVPPPGA, from the coding sequence GTGCTGGACGCCGATCTCGTCACCCAGGCCCTCGCCCGCAACCTCAAACGGCTGCGCCTCGAACGCGGCCACACCCTGGACGCCCTGGCCGCCCGCTCCGGGGTCAGCCGGGGCATGGTCGTCCAGATCGAACAGGCCCGCACCAACCCCAGCGTCGGCACCGTGGTCCGGCTCGCCGACGCGCTCGGCGTCTCGATCGCCCGGCTGCTCGACTACGACGCCTCCTCCGAGGTCCGGATCACCCCGGTCGAGGACGCCGTCCGGCTGTGGACCGGCCCCGGGGGCGGCAGCGGAACCCTGCTCGGCGGCACCGAGGCCCCCGGGCCGCTGGAGCTGTGGTCCTGGCGCCTGCACCCCGGCGAGGCGCACACCTCCGACCCGCACCCGCCCGGCACCGTCGAGATCGCCCGGGTCGACGAGGGCGTCCTCACCCTCACCCTGGACGGCCGCGACCACCGCGTCCCGGCCGGCTCCACCGCCTCCTACGAGGCCGGCACCGCCCACGGCTACCGCAACGACGGCGACGCGCCCTGCCTGGTCACCATGGTCGTCTCGGTGCCCCCGCCCGGGGCCTGA
- a CDS encoding DMT family transporter — protein sequence MSAAFALLASLLWGVADYGGGAITRRLPALTVVVLSQAAAAAVLAVAVTASGGWAGAGPALWYAVAAGAIGPFALLAFYRALALGPMGVVSPLATVGVLVPIGVGLFLGERPGPVQASGIAVAVAGVALAGGPQRGGPAVGGRVLALTLGAAFAFGAVLALVAHAGAGGALLLTLCVQRLTNTAVGAGLLAAAARRQPLELRAGLRELPALTAVGVADVAANGLYAAASYLGPVAVAAVLASLYPVVTALMARGLLKERLLRVQVLGAGLAVAGTLLLATG from the coding sequence ATGAGCGCCGCGTTCGCGCTGCTCGCCAGCCTGCTCTGGGGCGTCGCCGACTACGGCGGCGGGGCGATCACCCGGCGGCTGCCCGCGCTGACCGTGGTGGTGCTCTCGCAGGCGGCGGCCGCCGCGGTGCTCGCGGTGGCGGTGACCGCGAGCGGCGGCTGGGCCGGGGCCGGGCCGGCCCTCTGGTACGCGGTGGCGGCGGGCGCGATCGGCCCGTTCGCGCTGCTGGCGTTCTACCGGGCGCTGGCGCTCGGGCCGATGGGCGTGGTCTCGCCGCTGGCCACCGTCGGCGTGCTGGTGCCGATCGGGGTCGGCCTGTTCCTCGGCGAACGGCCGGGCCCCGTCCAGGCGTCGGGCATCGCGGTGGCGGTCGCCGGGGTCGCCCTGGCGGGCGGCCCGCAGCGCGGCGGGCCCGCGGTCGGCGGGCGGGTGCTGGCGCTCACGCTGGGCGCGGCGTTCGCCTTCGGCGCGGTGCTGGCGCTGGTCGCGCACGCCGGCGCGGGCGGCGCACTGCTGCTGACGCTGTGCGTGCAGCGGCTGACCAACACCGCGGTCGGCGCCGGGCTGCTGGCCGCCGCGGCCCGCCGGCAGCCGCTCGAACTGCGGGCGGGCCTGCGCGAGTTGCCCGCGCTGACCGCCGTCGGGGTGGCCGACGTGGCCGCGAACGGCCTGTACGCGGCCGCCTCCTACCTGGGTCCGGTGGCGGTCGCGGCCGTGCTGGCCTCGCTCTACCCGGTGGTCACCGCGCTGATGGCGCGCGGCCTGCTGAAGGAGCGGCTGCTGCGGGTGCAGGTGCTGGGCGCGGGCCTCGCGGTGGCCGGGACGCTGCTCCTGGCCACCGGTTGA
- the nicT gene encoding Nickel transporter NicT, with protein sequence MTAHESTLPGNEPGTPLPAFRWRREDTLRTAGLMAVILVLHAVAFGTLLFLVAPHHYAVGTQVFGVGLGVTAYTLGMRHAFDADHIAVIDNTTRKLMADGRRPVSVGFWFALGHSSMVVLMAALVAGGAALAGTLMDEDSATHQVLGTIGTTASGAFLYLIAALNLVALLGIWRVFRAMRAGEYDEAELERHLAARGLLARLLNRATRSISRPGQMFPVGMVLGLGFDTATEVTLMVMAGSGAASGLPWYAVVCLPLLFAAGMSLFDTLDGTFMNFAYQWAFANPVRKVYYNLTITGLSIAVAFVIGTIELVAVLHDKFDLADPVTGWIAGLSLDNVGFVIVGLFVLVWAAAIGYWRIAKRSRAFAGAGAGAS encoded by the coding sequence ATGACCGCGCATGAGTCGACCCTGCCCGGGAACGAACCCGGGACCCCCCTGCCCGCCTTCCGCTGGCGGCGCGAGGACACCCTGCGCACGGCCGGGCTGATGGCGGTGATCCTGGTGCTGCACGCGGTGGCGTTCGGGACGCTGCTGTTCCTGGTCGCGCCGCACCACTACGCCGTCGGCACCCAGGTGTTCGGCGTCGGCCTCGGCGTCACCGCGTACACCCTGGGCATGCGGCACGCCTTCGACGCCGACCACATCGCGGTGATCGACAACACCACCCGCAAGCTGATGGCGGACGGCCGCCGCCCGGTCTCGGTGGGCTTCTGGTTCGCCCTCGGGCACTCCTCGATGGTGGTGCTGATGGCCGCCCTGGTGGCCGGCGGCGCGGCGCTGGCCGGCACCCTGATGGACGAGGACTCCGCCACCCACCAGGTGCTCGGCACCATCGGCACCACCGCGTCCGGCGCCTTCCTCTACCTGATCGCAGCGCTCAACCTGGTCGCCCTGCTGGGCATCTGGCGGGTGTTCCGGGCGATGCGGGCCGGCGAGTACGACGAGGCCGAGCTGGAGAGGCATCTGGCGGCGCGCGGTCTGCTGGCCCGGCTGCTGAACCGGGCCACCCGCTCGATCAGCCGCCCCGGCCAGATGTTCCCGGTCGGGATGGTGCTCGGCCTGGGCTTCGACACCGCCACCGAGGTCACCCTGATGGTGATGGCGGGCTCCGGCGCGGCCTCCGGCCTGCCCTGGTACGCGGTGGTCTGCCTGCCGCTGCTGTTCGCCGCCGGGATGAGCCTGTTCGACACGCTGGACGGCACGTTCATGAACTTCGCCTACCAGTGGGCGTTCGCCAACCCGGTCCGCAAGGTGTACTACAACCTGACCATCACCGGGCTGTCGATCGCGGTGGCCTTCGTGATCGGCACCATCGAGCTGGTCGCCGTGCTGCACGACAAGTTCGACCTGGCCGACCCGGTCACCGGCTGGATCGCCGGACTCAGCCTGGACAACGTCGGCTTCGTGATCGTCGGCCTGTTCGTGCTGGTCTGGGCCGCGGCGATCGGCTACTGGCGGATCGCCAAGCGCTCCCGCGCGTTCGCCGGGGCCGGCGCCGGGGCGTCCTGA
- a CDS encoding DUF6445 family protein, which produces MPVQPFQGPRPTPALPVLPYRKPTRGRDYWVLDDVLPDPDAVRARHLARTDWDEGYPHRPESWPGLRAMPGLEPDELAHVEALVRAATGAGRIWALDQAEGGTFNHNCVQVVGAGECEPRPHTDSRSLCRYAAVLYLNPAVPKRCGTSFHRQSFPGGRLGGNSVVAPHDNLVDALGTRFVPPDSFTEDLAVPHRYNRLLLYTANLIHTATEYHGATLEEKRMTCVFFWMA; this is translated from the coding sequence ATGCCCGTGCAACCGTTCCAGGGCCCGCGCCCCACCCCGGCGCTCCCGGTCCTGCCGTACCGCAAGCCCACCAGGGGACGCGACTACTGGGTGCTGGACGACGTCCTCCCGGACCCGGACGCGGTGCGGGCCAGGCACCTGGCGCGCACCGACTGGGACGAGGGCTACCCGCACCGGCCGGAGTCCTGGCCCGGCCTGCGGGCGATGCCCGGGCTGGAACCGGACGAGCTGGCGCACGTCGAGGCGCTGGTGCGGGCGGCGACCGGGGCCGGGCGGATCTGGGCGCTGGACCAGGCCGAGGGCGGCACGTTCAACCACAACTGCGTGCAGGTGGTCGGCGCGGGGGAGTGCGAGCCGCGCCCGCACACCGACTCGCGCTCGCTCTGCCGGTACGCCGCCGTGCTCTACCTCAACCCGGCCGTGCCCAAGCGCTGCGGCACCAGCTTCCACCGGCAGAGCTTCCCCGGCGGCCGGCTCGGCGGCAACAGCGTGGTCGCCCCGCACGACAACCTGGTGGACGCCCTGGGCACCCGCTTCGTCCCGCCGGACTCGTTCACCGAGGACCTGGCCGTGCCGCACCGCTACAACCGGCTGCTGCTCTACACCGCCAACCTGATCCACACCGCGACCGAGTACCACGGCGCGACGCTGGAGGAGAAGCGGATGACCTGCGTCTTCTTCTGGATGGCCTGA